In Chanodichthys erythropterus isolate Z2021 chromosome 18, ASM2448905v1, whole genome shotgun sequence, the following are encoded in one genomic region:
- the ahctf1 gene encoding protein ELYS isoform X1 produces MKENHFKAELISMRDLAAQVTSSLLRFPDVTIDALGEDEVTLDSVLHGRFTVGKNGLAWLACGPQLEVVHAISGERFSAYRFSGVSEHQPTVLSVRDFCWLKRTGLLIGLEEAEGSMLCLYDLGISRVVKAVVIPGRITAIEPLVSYGGASASTQHLHQSLRWFFGVAAVVTDIGHVLLVDLCLDDLSCSQSELEASDLEVVNKSPSEIPRLREGVTQQGRHLCLQLSSPTGTGATAIQYIQRTNQLAVGFSDGSLQLWNLKTLKKEYHSQLEGGRVPVYAFTFQEPENDPRNCCYLWAVQSAQDQEGDVVSLHLLQLAFGERKCLASGKIIYEGLEYCEERYSQDLNGTAFPMRAQATNTRLISCQTIEKFRHHPDRDDSMNEVASPDTSVSVFSWQVKSYGQGQPSTFIGVFDINRWYHAQMPDSLRAGESLRNCPYLAVWSLDSAIETTAPCSLLDVLIHERSLSRGLPYTCPPPEQFFNPTTYNFDGSCLLNAGIVHFTCSGYQKETLSYLKKVAPSLGDSISNGYSRCLMSGLLSSRLADVQPSSLSQEEQLDAILCTAVETSSLGLITGCIKQWTTEEQPGSAVNLRYILEWAWNKVVHTKEELDEICAPLFDSSANFTDPQTLQLLQHSQRLLANLSTIFHCLLNEAQELTQKGLIGLMNKCMVSSLISQYAQVVLWFCRTGLLPEGFDDEDVLQISRPFYSHSIIKNYYTGQREELRRLAKDKWCADCLLIDGLVSQCGERLTELWKRDEGGTGQYPPPSLHALLDIYLLENIEESAKHAIVIYLLLDVMYSFPNKSGASVESFPTAFAIPIGLVKLVQGLWLLDHHDHESSLELLLHPATSHSLWSWQHERVLQALMCQQKHSIALRYLHVMKPSMCATNQAKLCLSVLLHNRCIVEAWALLRQHCNKLNMEEMMRFLFETCQELGLMKELLKLPLGLGEQECLERFLQTTGGFQNRELLMVHYLQQANYVPALQLNQTLKVNLAADRDPKMKERSNTRNSILNQYGKVLPRVQRKLAIERAKPYQHPATIHREVKRPQPLSTVAKPSATENVMTRAAFINNVLSKIEEVWVGKNTTPESSPFKSPKESEKQVPSLHPSSPNLPEAFVGTPINMLNRRMSRLLDLVVQPSSQNSLESSNLPGTPTRSITSWAGPKSASKAPELSLLHTPQVVKRARALASGPVFSAFTPQSILRSSLRPTPVATPSASPGRSITPPLRPKESRITFIEEADSPEAPKGSVHWNNGITINRKLNTPKRPSPPPKAIIEAWSEHSDAEEEEADVKRTYMPSPEEKESPDVESESGNSAAGISLTESAQVLPTLVRRPSLGQEASLVSEQSDTTLEFHDAPAPEDLMATLKEHQANNSMDQEVTVRLPNTCLLEHMPPVEEKTTSELPEERLHEKELNIAQENDAEEDLSNGERPSDTQEAHNESEEIEVHVNIENDLVREVTEEQLKETSGAQVLKLDMVMEPELVSVQEPSLEPLTDILEHPEIQQPTEAEESLNTSSFFVEALSVPPTLEPVNKSMEENAAHDTIGESAVTKVSEAVPEELACEASESKIPVVELVNHEQMTSEPEINEECEGESMETSDLDAFVEQHLFGPDRSPSLTRSSIREVSEATRKCEPVCDHKEVQPTEENAADLKTQTSDSATSESRSVVSLNDTDELTSAESSEDEEDSEDEKVEDSGSEVEIIEEVKGNGRSNHQPSPALYMEELPSDEQYLQDQANAVLSLVTPEAQLKVLDSDVPEDEGEVVMVGLGTADLDEEDAMCYTELKTSTTLLVPVELADEQQTHHIDGGTLETLSSAPDGTQPEDSDGFTLMLDPDVEELPDTSELDHNAVLLPLHEPEEPQDVDNQLTANSEVVVLDHTVKVPDNKLEEVQDLVLDTEPVVTGVTKMEEQPGEVLQIVEQMITPQAEPSSQETKGLFNGERPEFDPPEVQEESHIPPHGEVLESSAPENVLPSEELLVKVNEVSALDTEVSTIAKDNITESIQIDTTPLLAEEVEELPTTKQLARPKSPGRPKSLGRPKSPGRPKSPARTKVERSGKDTEEILENVKEVLHSPSRRTRKTVTFPVPNLDEKDLTEEEQMDSQVPSTPRRVTRSGKQLQDYQVPVTPRRSARKADAEQLANENDQDMPSEKISKLASPARKTPQKATPRKGSRRTRSTVVDEALSSDPVPSDDSETQARQSTRKVQAPIDDVPETPQEVPEEKPAKAQSSPSRVTRKSTRGLAIECFQQDPAEDATTLNQPLRTPPRSRRKTVASTAEKANNATFVVDDAQLQSVSRRLTRSRHWNQGEDLGKERPDLIPLEVETETLQADALVERLNNKEAREEGVPVVTEIIRAKRKTTRSAAPPSLNETQNADIEESKLVVSDEVQEHASKSLSSARRTRARKASEQNSAVEDPVTPIVDLKKTRGRRKGTSLRNEVPEMLSPVPQTKASGGETDSQSKEDNGPVDYVAVETEVVKPRKKRTTRTKAAPEPPPPVEIDFLSPLASPVEPLARTEKRTEEKETPSLRMNLRRKRMMDAIFPKPVTRRKKL; encoded by the exons TAAGCATGCGTGATCTGGCAGCCCAAGTCACCAGCAGCTTGCTGCGCTTCCCAGATGTAACGATAGACGCATTGGGGGAGGATGAAGTTACACTCGACTCTGTGCTGCATGGGAGATTTACTGTTG GGAAGAATGGACTGGCCTGGCTTGCCTGCGGGCCTCAATTGGAGGTCGTCCATGCCATTTCTGGAGAGCGCTTCTCTGCTTACCGCTTCAGCGGGGTGTCCGAGCACCAACCCACGGTGCTGTCTGTGCGGGACTTCTGTTGGCTGAAGCGAACAGGGCTGCTCATTGGTTTGGAGGAAGCAGAGGGCAGTATGTTGTGTCTGTATGATCTTGGTATCTCCCGTGTTGTCAAGGCTGTGGTCATCCCAGGCAGA ATCACAGCAATTGAGCCACTGGTTAGCTACGGAGGGGCCAGTGCTAGCACACAGCATCTACATCAGAGTCTGCGCTGGTTCTTCGGTGTGGCTGCAGTGGTAACAGACATCGGTCACGTTCTGCTAGTTGATCTCTGTCTGGATGACCTGTCCTGTAGTCAGAGTGAACTGGAGGCTTCAG ATCTGGAGGTGGTCAATAAGTCTCCGTCTGAGATCCCTCGGTTACGGGAGGGTGTGACGCAGCAGGGTAGACACCTGTGTCTGCAGCTCAGCAGCCCCACAGGTACGGGAGCAACAGCCATTCAGTACATCCAACGCACCAACCAGCTTGCTGTCGGCTTCTCCGATGGCAGCCTGCAACTCTGGAACTTGAAGACCCTCAAAAAAGA ATATCACTCCCAGCTAGAGGGTGGCAGAGTTCCTGTCTATGCATTTACCTTCCAAGAGCCAGAAAATGACCCTCGGAACTGCTGCTATTTGTGGGCAGTGCAGTCTGCACAGGATCA GGAGGGGGATGTGGTCAGCCTCCATTTGTTACAACTGGCATTTGGAGAGAGAAAGTGCTTGGCTTCAGGGAAAATTATTTATGAG GGTCTGGAGTATTGTGAGGAGCGTTACAGTCAGGACTTGAACGGTACAGCGTTTCCCATGAGGGCTCAGGCCACCAATACTCGTTTGATCAGCTGTCAGACCATAGAAAAGTTTCGCCACCACCCTGATCGGGACGACAGCATGAATGAAG TGGCATCTCCTGACACAAGTGTCTCAGTTTTCAGCTGGCAAGTTAAATCGTATGGACAAGGCCAGCCATCGACCTTCATAGGTGTTTTTGACATTAACAGATGGTATCATGCTCAGATGCCAGATTCATTGAG AGCGGGAGAATCTTTACGGAACTGTCCATATCTGGCAGTGTGGTCTCTTGACTCTGCAATCGAGACGACAGCTCCCTGTTCTCTGTTGGATGTCCTGATTCATGAGCGCAGTCTAAGCAGGGGTTTGCCCTACACCTGCCCTCCACCGGAACAGTTCTTCAATCCCACCACCTACAACTTTG ATGGAAGTTGTTTGCTTAATGCTGGAATTGTGCACTTTACTTGCTCTGGCTATCAGAAAGAG ACCCTTAGCTACTTGAAGAAGGTGGCACCGAGTTTGGGTGACAGCATTTCTAATGGATACTCACGCTGTCTCATGTCTGGCCTCCTCTCTTCTCGTCTGGCTGATGTCCAGCCCTCCAGCCTCTCACAG GAAGAGCAGCTTGATGCCATCTTGTGCACTGCTGTGGAGACAAGCTCACTGGGACTCATCACTGGCTGTATTAAACAGTGGACCACTGAAG agCAACCAGGATCAGCAGTCAATCTGCGCTATATACTGGAGTGGGCCTGGAATAAGGTTGTGCACACCAAAGAAGAACTGGATGAAATAT GTGCTCCGCTCTTTGACAGCTCAGCAAACTTCACAGATCCCCAGACACTGCAACTGCTACAGCACAGTCAGCGCTTGCTGGCAAACCTCAGCACCATTTTCCACTGTTTGCTAAATGAGGCCCAGGAGCTCACACAGAAAG GGTTGATTGGACTCATGAACAAATGCATGGTGTCTAGCTTGATCTCCCAGTATGCTCAAGTGGTTTTGTGGTTCTGCCGGACTGGTCTCCTTCCAGAGGGCTTTG ATGATGAAGATGTGCTGCAGATATCAAGGCCCTTTTACAGTCATTCTATTATAAAGAATTACTACACTGGCCAGAGGGAGGAGCTGCGAAGACTGGCCAA GGATAAGTGGTGTGCAGACTGCCTCTTGATTGATGGGCTGGTGAGTCAGTGTGGGGAACGCCTTACTGAACTTTGGAAAAGGGATGAGGGCGGAACAGGACAGTATCCTCCCCCATCACTTCAT GCCTTGCTGGATATTTACCTCCTGGAAAACATTGAAGAATCCGCCAAACATGCTATT GTTATTTACTTGCTACTGGATGTGATGTACTCATTTCCCAATAAAAGTGGGGCATCAGTGGAGTCCTTTCCCACAGCGTTCGCCATTCCCATTGGGTTAGTGAAACTGGTACAAGGCCTATGGTTGCTAGATCATCATGATCATGAG AGTTCTCTGGAGCTGCTGTTGCACCCAGCCACAAGTCACTCTCTGTGGAGCTGGCAGCATGAGCGTGTCCTGCAGGCTTTGATGTGCCAGCAGAAACACAGCATCGCCCTGCGCTACCTGCATGTGATGAAGCCTTCCATGTGCGCTACCAACCAAGCCAAGCTGTGCCTCTCTGTCCTGCTTCATAACAG GTGTATTGTAGAGGCCTGGGCTTTGCTAAGGCAGCACTGTAATAAATTGAACATGGAGGAGATGATGAGGTTTCTCTTTGAGACCTGTCAGGAGCTTGGACTGATGAAAGAGCTGCTTAAGCTGCCCCTTGGACTTGGAGAACAG GAGTGTTTGGAGCGGTTCCTTCAAACCACCGGAGGTTTCCAGAATCGGGAGCTGCTCATGGTCCACTACCTCCAGCAGGCAAATTATGTGCCTGCCCTTCAACTCAACCAGACCCTCAAAGTGAACCTAGCA GCTGATCGAGATCCTAAAATGAAGGAGAGGTCAAACACAAGGAATTCCATTCTCAATCAGTATGGGAAGGTTCTTCCTCGGGTTCAACGGAAATTAGCCATTGAACGAGCAAAACCATACCAACACCCTGCTACGATTCACAGAGAAG TTAAAAGACCACAGCCTCTGTCAACTGTTGCTAAACCTTCAGCCACTGAAAATGTGATGACCAGAGCAGCCTTTATCAATAATGTCCTTTCAAAGATCGAGGAAGTGTGGGTTGGCAAGAACACCACTCCTGAGTCATCTCCTTTCAAAAG CCCCAAAGAGTCAGAGAAGCAAGTGCCTAGCCTACACCCTTCCTCTCCAAATCTACCTGAGGCTTTTGTAGGAACTCCCATCAACATGCTAAACAGGAGAATGTCAAG GCTTCTGGATTTAGTTGTGCAGCCATCTTCCCAGAATTCTCTAGAGAGCTCAAATTTGCCTGGCACTCCTACAAGGTCCATTACCTCGTGGGCTGGCCCAAAGAGTGCCAGCAAGGCTCCTGAGCTCAGTTTACTGCATACGCCACAAGTGGTGAAG AGAGCTCGAGCCTTGGCATCAGGCCCTGTTTTCTCAGCCTTCACTCCACAGTCTATTCTGAGGAGCAGTTTGCGTCCCACTCCTGTGGCCACCCCTTCTGCCTCCCCAGGCAGATCAATCACTCCTCCTCTCCGCCCCAAAGAGAGCCGTATTACCTTTATAGAGGAGGCTGATTCTCCAGAAGCTCCCAAGGGCTCTGTCCACTGGAACAATGGG ATTACGATTAACAGGAAGCTCAATACACCTAAGAGACCTTCCCCTCCTCCGAAAGCAATTATTGAGGCCTGGAGTGAACATTCAGATGCTGAAGAGGAAGAAGCAGATGTAAAGAGGACGTATATGCCTTCTCCTGAAGAGAAAGAGAGTCCTGATGTAGAATCTGAGAGTGGCAACTCTGCTGCAGGGATTTCTTTGACAGAGTCCGCACAAGTGCTTCCCACTCTTGTGCGACGGCCTAGTCTGGGACAAGAAGCAAGTCTCGTATCCGAACAGTCCGATACCACTCTTGAATTCCATGATGCTCCTGCTCCTGAGGATCTTATGGCAACACTGAAAGAACATCAAGCCAACAACAGCATGGATCAGGAGGTGACTGTAAGACTTCCAAACACTTGCCTCCTGGAACATATGCCTCCTGTAGAAGAGAAAACAACTTCAGAATTACCTGAAGAAAGGCTGCATGAGAAAGAGCTAAATATAGCTCAGGAAAATGATGCAGAGGAAGACTTGTCCAATGGAGAACGACCTTCAGACACACAGGAAGCCCATAATGAGAGTGAGGAGATTGAGGTGCATGTTAATATTGAGAATGATCTTGTGAGGGAAGTAACTGAGGAGCAGCTTAAGGAAACTTCAGGGGCTCAGGTTCTCAAGCTGGATATGGTTATGGAACCAGAGCTTGTTTCAGTTCAGGAACCAAGCTTAGAACCTTTGACTGACATTTTAGAGCATCCAGAGATCCAGCAACCAACAGAAGCTGAAGAATCATTGAACACATCCTCATTTTTTGTTGAAGCTCTCAGTGTTCCTCCTACTTTAGAGCCTGTAAACAAATCCATGGAAGAAAATGCTGCTCATGACACTATTGGTGAATCCGCTGTCACCAAGGTATCAGAGGCAGTACCAGAAGAACTGGCCTGTGAGGCTTCTGAGTCTAAGATTCCAGTGGTTGAGTTGGTGAACCATGAACAAATGACTAGTGAACCTGAGATCAATGAAGAATGTGAAGGGGAATCTATGGAAAcctcag ATTTGGATGCCTTTgtggaacagcatttatttggccCAGATCGTTCTCCATCTTTGACACGGTCCAGTATTAGGGAAGTCTCAGAGGCCACTCGCAAATG TGAACCAGTTTGCGACCATAAGGAAGTTCAGCCCACTGAAGAGAATGCAGCAGATTTGAAAACGCAGACGTCAGATTCTGCTACCTCAGAGTCTAGAT CTGTAGTTAGCTTAAATGACACCGATGAGCTTACCAGTGCTGAATCTTCAGAGGATGAAGAGGACTCTGAAGATGAGAAGGTGGAGGACTCAGGAAGTGAGGTTGAGATTATAGAAGAAGTAAAGGGTAATGGCAGAAGTAACCACCAGCCTTCTCCTGCCCTTTACATGGAGGAACTTCCATCAGATGAGCAGTACCTCCAGGAtcaagccaatgcagtgttgtcACTGGTCACACCTGAGGCACAGCTGAAA GTTCTAGATTCTGACGTGCCAGAGGATGAAGGTGAAGTGGTAATGGTTGGCCTTGGCACTGCAGATCTAGATGAGGAGGATGCTATGTGTTATACAGAGCTTAAGACATCCACCACTCTCCTAGTGCCTGTAGAGCTGGCTGATGAGCAGCAAACGCATCATATAGATGGAGGCACTTTAGAGACCCTCAGCAGTGCACCAGATGGAACACAGCCAGAAGACTCGGACGGCTTCACGCTAATGCTTGATCCAGATGTGGAGGAACTGCCTGACACTTCAGAGTTGGACCACAATGCAGTATTGCTACCTCTACATGAGCCAGAAGAGCCCCAGGATGTGGATAATCAGCTTACAGCTAACTCTGAGGTTGTCGTCTTGGATCATACTGTTAAAGTTCCAGACAACAAATTGGAAGAAGTACAAGACTTGGTATTAGACACTGAACCTGTTGTCACTGGTGTCACTAAAATGGAAGAGCAACCAGGTGAGGTCCTCCAGATAGTGGAACAAATGATCACACCACAAGCAGAACCTTCTTCTCAAGAAACAAAAGGTCTTTTCAATGGTGAAAGGCCAGAATTTGATCCTCCTGAGGTGCAGGAAGAATCACATATCCCTCCTCATGGGGAAGTATTGGAGTCTTCTGCACCAGAGAATGTTTTGCCTTCAGAAGAGCTTTTAGTTAAGGTCAATGAAGTTTCTGCATTGGACACAGAGGTGTCAACCATTGCAAAGGACAATATAACTGAATCTATCCAAATAGACACTACACCCTTATTGGCTGAAGAAGTTGAGGAACTTCCCACAACAAAACAATTGGCAAGGCCAAAGTCACCAGGAAGGCCGAAGTCATTAGGAAGGCCAAAGTCACCAGGAAGACCCAAGTCACCTGCAAGAACAAAAGTCGAAAGATCTGGAAAAGATACAGAGGAAATTTTGGAGAACGTTAAGGAGGTGCTGCACAGCCCATCACGGAGGACAAGGAAAACTGTAACATTCCCTGTACCCAACCTTGATGAGAAGGATCTTACTGAGGAGGAACAAATGGATTCTCAAGTACCTTCTACACCAAGACGTGTTACAAGGAGTGGCAAGCAGCTGCAAGACTATCAAGTTCCTGTTACACCCAGAAGAAGCGCAAGAAAAGCAGATGCAGAGCAACTCGCTAATGAGAATGACCAAGACATGCCTTCTGAGAAAATATCAAAGCTTGCAAGTCCGGCACGAAAGACCCCACAGAAAGCTACACCTAGGAAAGGATCCCGAAGAACCAGGAGCACAGTGGTTGATGAGGCCTTGTCCTCTGACCCTGTTCCCAGTGATGACTCCGAAACACAAGCCAGACAGAGTACCAGAAAAGTCCAAGCACCAATCGATGATGTTCCAGAAACTCCTCAAGAAGTCCCAGAGGAGAAGCCTGCCAAAGCACAAAGTAGTCCTAGTAGGGTTACTCGCAAGTCTACCCGAGGTTTAGCGATAGAATGTTTCCAACAGGATCCTGCAGAAGATGCCACAACTCTAAATCAACCTCTTAGAACTCCTCCAAGAAGCAGGAGGAAGACTGTGGCCAGCACTGCAGAAAAAGCAAACAATGCTACCTTTGTTGTTGATGATGCACAACTTCAGAGTGTTTCAAGGCGCCTTACGAGAAGCCGGCACTGGAATCAAGGTGAGGATCTTGGCAAAGAAAGGCCAGATTTGATTCCCTTGGAAGTGGAGACTGAAACTCTTCAGGCTGACGCCCTTGTAGAGCGACTCAATAACAAGGAAGCCAGAGAAGAGGGTGTTCCCGTTGTAACTGAAATTATACGTGCGAAGAGAAAAACCACTAGATCTGCAGCACCTCCATCACTGAATGAAACTCAAAATGCAGACATTGAAGAATCGAAATTGGTGGTGTCCGATGAAGTTCAGGAACATGCAAGCAAGTCACTTTCAAGTGCTAGGCGTACACGAGCGAGAAAGGCGTCTGAACAAAATTCAGCTGTTGAGGATCCAGTTACTCCCATAGTTGACCTGAAAAAAACAAGAG GAAGGAGAAAAGGAACTTCTCTACGAAATGAAGTTCCAGAAATGTTGTCTCCTGTACCTCAAACAAAAGCCTCAGGAGGTGAAACTGATTCTCAGTCCAAAGAG GACAATGGCCCTGTAGATTATGTTGCTGTTGAAACTGAGGTTGTCAAGCCCAGAAAGAAGAGGACAACCAG AACAAAAGCTGCCCCAGAACCTCCACCCCCTGTTGAGATCGATTTTCTTTCTCCCCTCGCTAGTCCAGTCGAACCGTTAGCTAGAACCGAAAAGAGAACCGAAGAAAAGGAAACCCCTTCGCTGAGGATGAACCTACGTCGCAAACGCATGATGGATGCCATTTTTCCTAAACCTGTAACAAGGAGGAAGAAGCTTTGA